Proteins encoded in a region of the Polyodon spathula isolate WHYD16114869_AA chromosome 9, ASM1765450v1, whole genome shotgun sequence genome:
- the LOC121321351 gene encoding serine/threonine-protein kinase Nek3-like has product MDCYTVLKVIGEGSFGQALLVQPTKESEKYVLKEIRLPKTQSGIQSSRNEAILLAKMKHPNIVAFRESFEAEGHLYIVMEFCAGGDLMQKLKWQKGSLFPEDMILNWFTQICLGTKYIHEQRVLHRDLKSKNIFLTDKGTIKLGDFGSACILNSPEAYACTYIGTPYYVSPEIWDSKPYNNKSDVWSLGCVLYELCTLKHPFQANSWKSLILKICRGSYPPLPPHYSYELHYLIKQMFKINPKDRPSISNILTRHRVSKLIKKYLPLEVFNAVECEKLERKPENPNGKLKATTGPPNDPAHDTNTTIKNEEQVSKWKKGDGEKVARILSEKTLEETTSEMEVTPAGPHVIFPEASKGIPRKKWGEGPSNSVLHTLENAALISSGTMEPADNAEGDVVYCISNNPRKQWVKESPEKLLNILQNANLNLAFKTYIIHKPDSHELLHGPLSHVGADDTDGDMEETVDSARLEPRSDDEDTDFEEESVFDWVAELEKMVDKSQHNN; this is encoded by the exons ATGGATTGTTACACAGTCTTGAAAGTTATCGGAGAAGGGTCCTTTGGACAAGCTCTTTTGGTGCAACCCACGAAGGAAAGTGAAAAATATGTCTTGAAAGAAATTAGGCTGCCAAAG ACTCAATCTGGAATACAGAGCTCCAGGAATGAAGCAATACTTTTGGCTAAAATGAAACATCCTAATATTGTTGCCTTCAGAGAATCATTTGAAG CTGAAGGCCACCTTTACATTGTTATGGAGTTTTGTGCTGGTGGAGATCTAATGCAAAAGCTTAAATGGCAGAAAGGATCGCTATTCCCTGAAGATATG ATACTAAACTGGTTTACCCAGATCTGTCTTGGTACAAAGTACATACATGAGCAGCGGGTGTTGCACAGAGATCTCAAATCCAAG AATATTTTTCTCACAGATAAAGGAACAATCAAACTAGGAGATTTTGGATCTGCCTGCATTCTGAACAG TCCCGAGGCCTACGCATGCACTTACATTGGAACTCCTTATTACGTTTCTCCAGAAATTTGGGACAGCAAGCCGTACAACAATAAAAG TGATGTGTGGTCTCTTGGCTGTGTCCTGTATGAGCTCTGTACCCTGAAGCATCCT TTTCAGGCCAACAGCTGGAAGAGTCTGATCCTGAAGATATGCAGGGGGTCATACCCACCACTTCCTCCTCACTACTCCTATGAGCTCCATTACTTGATAaagcaaatgtttaaaataaacccaaaGGACCGTCCTTCTATCAGCAATATTCTCACCCGGCACCGTGTGTCCAAACTCattaaaaagtatttaccccTTGAG GTATTTAACGCAGTGGAATGTGAAAAACTGGAAAGGAAACCTGAAAATCCCAACGGAAAACTTAAAGCAACAACAG GTCCCCCAAATGACCCTGCACATGACACAAACACCACCATAAAG AACGAAGAGCAGGTGAGCAAGTGGAAAAAAGGTGATGGTGAAAAGGTCGCCAGGATTTTGAGTGAGAAAACCCTCGAAGAAACCACTTCCGAAATGGAAG TGACCCCAGCTGGACCTCATGTAATATTCCCTGAAGCTTCAAAAGGCATCCCCAGAAAGAAGTGGGGTGAAGGCCCCTCAAATAGTGTTCTGCACACCCTGGAGAATGCAGCACTCATTTCATCTGGAACAATGGAGCCTGCGGACAATGCTG AAGGCGATGTGGTTTATTGCATCAGTAACAATCCTAGGAAACAGTGGGTCAAGGAATCGCCAGAAAAACTCCTAAATATACTACAGAATGCAAACCTGAATCTTGCCTTTAAAACGTATATCATACATAAACCAG ATTCACATGAGTTGCTCCATGGTCCCTTGTCACATGTGGGAGCAGATGACACTGATGGTGACATGGAAGAAACTGTAGATTCAGCCAGGCTAGAGCCACGATCTGATGATGAGGACAC TGACTTTGAAGAAGAATCAGTTTTCGATTGGGTAGCAGAACTTGAGAAGATGGTGGACAAAAGCCAGCACAATAATTGA
- the LOC121321348 gene encoding cytoskeleton-associated protein 2-like → MESQLKNTNPRMKEHIQRDHTANRLPNTKAVNKENTRPEKQWNRPTVKEPPKQKAVKLEPMQSSNHAVNKEAPVKKEGGDSHRQVDEGNQVGNTAFKNPAEMRRRTTLSYSFLSHRNNQQKQLIEGKSANPKPAVPCASKPVLGAYRGKVVQSKVSSFRKPATTGEEKTQPEVKAVASKPIAQKTNAASNGKASVQKPGIDAPTTSAQAAKSTVTNMQKGQIAELPLGGNVFQQKEPKATNILAVSRPVSSSTAGPAPQPRLPVTMKKNDSLPKENPKTSEASSQNRGKPSNTVLSSKYKIKKETAEERRLRLAEWLATKGKTLKRPSMVLQAGATLKQAPKKEPITSLNTTMEMDDNDEQDLPVLAEETNEPLDKLCCALADMLTTSKSNTDGQRGGSESEESTGMDQKDSVKAEEKDLKLEPHSQSPAQAEKHTLKVEKQCKEENESDEDEEIDEKTHDLAMKTPGKDTATASVVKYNVKTTPYLQSVKKRIQGEGSKSAIKDLKFLTPVRRSQRINRMSYRLPEMLMDHDPCVSSLAELAGLDGEANAYIYRQNPALQEVARLCAATDEMSPRLSLM, encoded by the exons ATGGAGTCACAATTAAAGAACACAAACCCAAG GATGAAGGAGCACATCCAGCGAGACCACACCGCTAATAGACTACCTAATACTAAAGCG GTCAATAAAGAAAATACCAGACCAGAAAAGCAATGGAACAGACCTACCGTTAAGGAACCCCCAAAACAAAAAGCGGTAAAATTGGAGCCCATGCAGTCTTCCAACCATGCAGTTAACAAAGAAGCGCCTGTGAAGAAGGAAGGTGGAGATTCACATAGGCAGGTGGATGAAGGAAATCAAGTGGGAAACACAGCGTTCAAAAATCCTGCTGAAATGAGGAGACGTACAACCCTGAGCTACTCTTTCCTGTCTCATAGAAACAATCAGCAGAAGCAGCTCATTGAGGGGAAGAGTGCCAACCCAAAGCCCGCTGTGCCCTGTGCCTCCAAACCAGTCTTGGGTGCCTACAGAGGCAAGGTTGTCCAATCAAAAGTCAGCTCTTTTAGGAAGCCAGCAACTACTGGTGAAGAGAAGACTCAACCTGAAGTGAAGGCTGTTGCCTCTAAACCAATTGCACAGAAAACGAATGCAGCGAGCAATGGGAAAGCTTCAGTGCAGAAGCCAGGGATTGATGCCCCAACAACCTCTGCCCAGGCAGCCAAGTCGACTGTTACAAACATGCAAAAAGGGCAAATCGCAGAACTGCCCTTAGGAGGAAATGTTTTCCAACAGAAGGAGCCTAAAGCAACCAACATTTTGGCTGTTAGCAGGCCGGTTAGCAGTAGCACCGCAGGTCCCGCGCCACAGCCAAGGTTGCCAGTGACGATGAAGAAAAATGACTCTCTGCCAAAAGAGAACCCCAAGACCTCTGAGGCCTCAAGTCAAAATAGAGGAAAGCCATCGAACACTGTCCTAAGCAGTAAATACAAGATCAAAAAAGAAACCGCAGAAGAGCGCAG ATTAAGGCTGGCTGAGTGGTTGGCTACAAAAGGCAAAACTCTGAAGAGACCATCCATGGTACTGCAGGCGGGTGCCACCCTGAAGCAGGCTCCTAAAAAAGAACCAATAACTTCATTAAATACAACTATGGAGATGGACGATAACGATGAACAGGATCTGCCTGTTTTAGCTGAGGAAACTAATGAG CCACTTGACAAGTTATGTTGTGCACTAGCAGATATGTTGACTACTTCAAAATCCAATACTG ATGGACAGAGAGGAGGCAGTGAGAGCGAGGAGAGCACTGGGATGGATCAGAAAGACTCTGTGAAAGCTGAAGAGAAAGACCTGAAACTGGAGCCTCACTCCCAGAGTCCAGCCCAGGCAGAGAAGCACACCTTGAAAGTGGAGAAGCAGTGCAAAGAAGAGAATGAATCTGATGAGGATGAAGAGATAGATGAGAAAACACACGACCTGGCAATGAAAACTCCTGGAAAAGATACTGCGACTGCTTCTGTGGTTAAATACAACGTAAAGACAACACCCTACTTGCAAAG TGTAAAGAAGAGGATTCAGGGTGAAGGAAGTAAGAGTGCTATAAAGGATCTGAAGTTCTTAACCCCTGTGCGACGCTCCCAGAGAATCAACCGCATGTCCTATCGGCTTCCAGAGATGCTGATGGACCACGATCCCTGTGTTTCATCTTTGGCGGAGCTGGCTGGCTTGGATGGTGAAGCTAATGCCTACATCTACAGGCAGAACCCTGCGCTACAAGAGGTCGCAAGGTTGTGTGCTGCAACAGACGAAATGAGTCCCAGATTGTCTCTTATGTAA
- the LOC121321354 gene encoding vacuolar protein-sorting-associated protein 36-like codes for MDRFVWSSGLLEINETLVIQQRGVKLYDGEEKGKMDLGTLLLSTHRLLWRDHKNHDCCIAMPLSQIVLFEEQAGGIGKSAKIVVHLHPAPSNKEPGPYQTSKYSYIKLSFKEHGQIEFSRRLSEEMTQKRWERMPVSLPINTSTTSQAGRTRAVGIVGIERKLEEKRKEMDKNISEAFEDLSKLMEKAKEMVELSRSIASKIKDKQGDITEDETIRFKSYLLSMGIANPVTRETHGSGTHYHMQLAKQLGEILLAPLEEQGGMMALTEVYCLVNRARGMELLSPEDLVNACKMFEALKLPLRRATEDPNVAFFCTHTSTGFFLRYNGLRKY; via the exons ATGGATCGGTtcgtgtggtccagtggtttgcTGGAAATTAACGAAACTCTGGTGATCCAGCAGAGAGGCGTCAAACTCTATGATGGAGAGGAGAAG GGGAAAATGGATCTGGGGACTCTGCTTCTAAGCACACACAGATTGCTCTGGAGGGACCACAAAAATCAT gACTGTTGTATAGCCATGCCACTGTCACAGATTGTATTATTTGAGGAGCAGGCAGGAGGGATAGGGAAGAG tGCTAAGATAGTGGTTCATCTTCACCCAGCGCCTTCCAACAAAGAACCTGGACCATACCAAACCAGCAAATACTCTTACATAAAACTGTCTTTCAAAGAACATGGACAGATTgag TTTTCTAGGCGATTATCAGAAGAGATGACTCAGAAGAGATGGGAGCGTATGCCAGTGTCTCTGCCTATTAATACAAGCACCACTTCACAG GCAGGACGAACGCGGGCAGTTGGAATTGTGGGTATCGAGAGGAAACTGGAGGAAAAGCGAAAAGAGATGgacaaaaacatttcagag GCATTTGAAGATCTCAGCAAGCTTATGGAAAAG GCAAAGGAAATGGTGGAATTATCCCGGTCTATAGCTAGCAAAATCAAGGATAAGCAAGGTGACATCACAGAAGATGAG ACTATCCGATTCAAGTCCTACCTCTTGAGTATGGGCATAGCGAATCCAGTCACAAGGGAAACCCATGGGTCTGGAACACATTACCACATGCAGTTAGCCAAACAGCTTGGCGAGATACTGCTGGCACCACTGGAG GAACAAGGAGGCATGATGGCATTGACAGAAGTGTATTGTCTTGTCAACCGGGCTCGTGGAATGGAG TTACTTTCTCCAGAAGATCTTGTAAATGCCTGCAAAATGTTTGAAGCACTTAAACTGCCTTTAAG gagAGCCACTGAAGACCCAAATGTGGCATTTTTTTGTACACATACAAGTACAGGCTTTTTTCTAAGGTAcaatggcttgcgaaagtattga